The DNA region TTTCGCCATTCGGCAAAGTGTGATGAACAGAATCGCCTGAACCCCACAATCGCCTTTTAAATTGACTGCAGCATACTCAGAAATATTATCGATCGTAAAATATTCCCTCATAAAGGAATAATTGACTTTAGTTGTGATAAAATCATAGATTTTACGCGCTTTTTTGATTGGATTTGTTTCCCCTGCCAAAATTTCTTCAAGCAATTGTTCCAAGTAAGGCGTAAATCGAATATGAGGCAGCTGCTCACTCAATTCAAAATCCGGTTGTTCTATTATTGCCTTATCTGGATCTAATTCCACATAATCAACGTGGTTGATATAGCTATATTCCACGCTGAAAACTTGATCCTCTTCTAACGTTGTTTCGAAGAAAACAGTCCGCTGTGCTTCCTCTTCTGGTGCGATAAACGTTGCTTCAGGCGTCGTATTTAAAATTTCGATCTCTGAAGCTTGTTTACAGCTTTTCGGTAATGGTAAATACACTCGAACTTTTTCTCCAGGACGTTCGTATTCCTTTTTCACCTGAATACTTGCTTTCAAATGAATCTTGACTGTTCGCCCACCATTTTCTTTCATAAGCTGAATATTTTGAGTTAGCTCTTGCTTGCGCAGACGATCCACTTCACTATCTTCTTTTACAAGTAATCTCGCTTCATAATCAGCTTGTGTCTTGATCAAATTCATTAAGAAGCGTCTTTGAAAATGAACATTTCCATCGATAAACAGCCAATCAACTTTACCCGTTTCCTTCAAGTCAGTCAATTCTTGCTCCTGATAATTTGAAAAGGCTTCTTTCATCATTTTATTTGCTTCTTCAAAATCAAATGGGTATTCATTGATCCCTACGATTCGAATGATATCTTGTTCGATCTCTAATCTCTTTCGTAATGCTTGCGGAATTTCTTTTGCTAGTAAATGCTCGATCATTTTTTCAGCACCAGTAAAATCACCATAATTTTTCAATTTGATAATATCTTCCGGCAGCGGTACACTCATATACTTTAAGTCGTAATACATTCAAATTCCTTCTTTCTTATTTGCTCAAACCTAATCCCGCTTGGTTTGTCAATTCAATGACACTGATCGGTTCTAATCCGACACCACCTGGAATCGCTACCTCAGTCAATCCAAATGTTGCATCTAGATCCGCTCTCGTAATATTTTTTGTCCCTGCGGCTAAATGTGCAGCTGCTGTTACGCCAATATTCGTTTCTTCCACCATACAGCCAATCATACATTCCACGCCAGCTGCTTCACAAATACTATTGATCTTGAGTGCTTCGTGGATCCCGCCGCATTTCATCAACTTGATATTCACGTAATCGACAGCATGAGCTCTGATCAAACGTAATGCGTCTTTTGAATCGAAGCAGCTTTCGTCAGACATGATCGGAACAGAAACATTTTGGGTCACATAAGCGAGGCCGTCAATGTCATGGTATGCGACAGGTTGTTCGACCAATTCGATTCCATAATCTGCTATACGTTGGATCATGTTTACCGCTTCTTTAGGTTTCCATCCTTGATTTGCATCCAGTCTTAAGTTGATATCGTTGCCCACAGCCTGACGTATGGCTTCGATGCGGGAAATATCTTGTGAAACCCCTGTACCGACTTTTATCTTTAATGTATCAAACCCTTGTAAGACAGCTTGCTTGGCTTTTTGAGCCATGATGTCCGGTGTATCGATCCCGATCGTTAAGTCTGTTTTGACCGAACGTGAGAAACCGCCTAGTAATTTATATACTGGTAAACTTGATTTCTTACCTAAAAGGTCATAACAAGCTATATCGATCGCAGTTTTAGCCGATGGTGCATGAGCTGCAACAGTATTCATGATATGATGGACTTTTTCAATATCCAGCGGATCGACCCCAATCAACTGCTTTTCAAATAACTGGATACATTCTGTAGTTCCTTTCAATGTCTCTCCCGTTATCAAAATTCCAGGTGATCCCTCACCATAGCCAATAATTCCTTCATCTGTTTCGATCTCAACAATTGCACTCATTGAATGTTCGATCGTTCCAAGAGCGATCGTGATCGGCTCTTTTAGTTTAGCCGCTTTCGCCGCCACATTGATTTTCGTTATCTTCATTTGATATCCCCCAATAGTATTTCCTTCGATTTCCAATCGATCATTAAAGTTTCGTTAAATCAACAAACTTATCTAAAAGAACAAATAAATGTTCTTTTTTGCATTTTAAGTTCAAATACGCCGTTCAAATTGAATTAATTGTTACAATTTTAAGATTACTCTATGAAAATGTCAATACAATAATGAGAATTTTCTGTATGTTCTGTCATCAAAATTCAAGTACTTGTAATTTTGTAGCTAATTCGAGATAATATGAAAGAAAAAAGGATTCTAAACAAAGGACGGCTATAGATGGAATTTAGAGAAATCAAGAATTTAAGGAAAGAAAAAAAGATTACTTTAACCGAATTAGGAGAAAAAACTGGTTACTCAGCTAGTTTTTTATCTCAGATCGAACGTGGCGCCAACCGCCCCTCACTAGAAGCTTTACGAAAAATTGCTGACGCTTTGGATGTAACTGTCGCCTCTCTTTTAGCCAATGAAGCCCCACAAGTCATTCAAGATGACGAAACGACTGAAAAGGGATATAAGGTCATTCGAAATACCTCTAATACAAAATATAATCCGTGGCAAACTAATTCTACTTACTATGATACGTTGTTCAACTTACCGGTACATACCAATAATATGGTTATTTCAAAGATCTACATCGATGCCCAGTCTTCTTCCAGCGGAAAGAAAATTGCTCATAATCTTTGTGAAATAAACTACGTAATCAAAGGTGAAGCCACTGTTGAGCTTAAGGACGAAGTACTCGTTTTGAATGAAGGCGATGCGATTTTTCTTGAAGCTTTCACGCAACATAATATCATGAATACCACTGAAAATGAGTTGATGCTCTTTACGCTTCAATTTTAGCGGATACTACTTTACCGTATAAGCTTTAACAAAATACTCGTTTTTTTCTCTTTATTTTTTTGTTGCTTATTGAAAAAGATTCTCATTTACAAAGTATTTAAAAAAAGGTATTATATGGGAAGAACGAACTGTATTGGCACACGGCTTTTCTTGCTGACGATTTCACATGTAGGAGCTTTGTAGCCAGGAAAAGGAGTAGATACAATGACTGAAACAAATCAAGAATGGTCTGCTGAAGAAATCGAGGATATCAAAGAACAAATTTTAACTGCTTTAGAAACAGTTATCGACCCTGAGCTTGGGATCGACATTGTTAATCTAGGCTTGATTTATGAAGTAGAATTTGCCCAAAATGGAGATACTGTCATCAAAATGACATTGACAACGATGGGTTGTCCTTTAGCAGATGTGTTGACAGAGCAGATCCACGAGGCTTTAAAAGAAATTCCCGAAGTAAAAAATCCAGAGGTAAAATTAGTGTGGTACCCTGCTTGGACGACAGATAAAATGTCGCGTTATGCTCGGATCGCTTTAGGAATTCGATAGAACAGATATGTAAAAAGAGCCGCCTGCATTTCAATTGCAGCCGGCTCTTTTCTATTTGTATTCTCCTTCTTCCATGCCTTGACTGTTTACTTCCCAAGAAGCGCTAGCATTGATGACCAACACATAATTATCCGCATCCTTTGGTATCTGAGCGAAAACTTTTCCAGAATATGCACCAGATGTTTCTACTAAATTAGCAATCAGTTCACCATCACTATCAAGTAACTTTACTTTAAAATTAGAGTTTCCAGAATGTTTCAACTCAAAAACAGCAGGTCCTTTTTTTAAAGTGATATTAGTTATCACATCATCTCCGGTACCTGTTTTTGCTACTTTTGTTCCACTCGTTTTATCATCAGTCGCTACCCCACTGCTTCCATAGCCCACTCCATAATTATCATCGCGAGCACTTTGAGGGCTATTATACTCAATTTTACAGCCCACAAGTAATGAAAGGCTTAGAAAAATTATAAATAAATATTTGCTCATGTCTTCTCTCCTCACATTCGAACAATGACACAGCCTGACAAAACGATCCCAACGCCTACTAAGAAAAGAAACAAACATAAGTACTTATCCATTTTTTTCATCTTTGTCACCTCACTTTTTCATAGTATATTCGCAAATGTTCGAAGCTGCCTTTCTATTTTCTCCCACTATCCTTTCAAACAAAAAAGCGCCCGAAACAAAACGAAAAAACCGTTTTGTTTCAGACACTAACTCTCGAAAAAGAACATATGCTTCTTTATTTTCTTTTGTGTTTCAACACAGTACTTAACATGAATAATCCGGTGACGATCGTCGTTACTGCTTGTAATATTTGTCGATTTTTTCTGCTTTGACTTTCATGCTTATCCCTCCTAATATATTCATCTTACAACCTATAACTACTTGATACGACTAATTTGCTTATTGGCTAATGACAAAGACACCTATAATGATCAATAAAACCGCTATAATCTTTCGAAAAGTCAGTCTTTCCTTAAAAACAAAATAGGAAATGATCACTGTCCAAACATAGGTCAGTGAAGTCATCGGAAATGCGATCGAGTAATCCAAAAATTTCAGCAATAAAATATTCGTCCCCGCACTCAAAAGATACAAAAATGAGCCTAAGTAGATCCAAGCATTCGTTAAAACGGACTTAAAACGCAACTCAGTTAAATCATTCATTCCTTTTTTCAACGCTAAGGCGCCAGCGCTTCCAGATAATGTCGACACAATCAAAATAATCAAAATAGCAAAATAATCGATCATGCCGCTCCCTCATTTCCTTCTATCCCTAAAAGAATCGATCCCGCTACGATAAATCCAGTTCCTAACAATTTATACCATGTAATCGATTCATTCAAAAATACTGCTCCTAAAACGATCGAAAGTGCAAATCCTAAACTCATCATTGGTTGTAAAATCGATACTTCACCAAAGCGAAAGCCAGCCATCATAAAAAACATTCCTGCACCAGCAGCTATAAATCCAATTACGTACAAAATCACTGCATAGCTTCCGCTTCCATCTGCACCGAATTTCCATGCCAACTGCCCCAAACTACTTAATGTTGCCGCAATAATAATTAGAAGTATTCCCAAACTAAGTTTTTGCTGTTTTTTCTTAGCATCCATTTTTACCCCTCCTTATTGACAATAGCGATGTATAAATTCAAAGACCGTTTCAAAATAATGCTCTGGTTCATAGATAAACGACGAAAGATGAGGCGCCTGTTCAATCATCAAACTTTCTTTGACACCATTTGTCGCCTCCATATTTTTATAAAGCATTTGATGCGGAACGAATTTATCGCCTGTTCCATGAATCAGTAAAAGCGGTCGTTCATTTTTAGCTAATTGATCGACGGCGGACGCTTCTTTCAAGGAATAACCAACTTTTTTTCGTGCCAAAGAATCAGCAATCGTCAAAATCGGAAAATTCGGCAATCTAAATGCAGAACGCAGCATTGCACCAAATTCATGATAAACTGAAGAATAACCACAATCGGCAACTAGAACTTTAACATTTTTCGGTAGGTCTTCGCCACTTGTCATCATAACAGTTGAAGCCCCCATAGAACCTCCAAATAAAATAATTTCAGCGTTCGGCTCGATTTTCAATACTTCCTGGATCCAACTCAACAAATCTAAGCGGTCCAACCATCCCATACCAATCACATTTCCTGAGCTTTGTCCATGCGCTCTTAGGTCTGGAACCAAACAATTATATCCTTGTTCTGCAAACATAGACGCTACGTAGGACATATCCCGTTTTCCATAAGAACGATATCCATGGACACAAATCACCCATTTTTTAGTTTTAGGATATGGCTGAAACAAGCGACTATATAAACGTTCATTTCCTACCTCCAACCAATAATCTGCAGCAAACGGCTGCTCCCAAAATTCTGCCCCTTTTTGAAGCTGTTTTTCTTCTGTTAAATCATACTGGGAACGCCCTTTATTGAAATTATCCGGGTTCATCATTTTGTGTCCTGTTGTATGGTACCATTCATTTTCTCTGAACAAAGCGACGTTTATAAAAAAATTTGCCGCATAAAATGCAAGCCCCATAATCAGTCCGATCAAGATAATTACGATCCAAATAATTCCTGTCATTGACATCACCTCTCGCTTAAATTTTTAACTTCTACACTAAGTATACTCTTTTATCAATAAAAAAAGTACCAATGTCCTGAGCCTTTTCTTACTGAAAAAGAACGAGAGCGGAACAAAACTAAAAATCAGTTTTGTTCCGCTCTCTAAATTAGAATAAAGGGCAATAAAAAGTAACTTCCACGGAAATAAGCACTTTTATCTCAGCCTTATTCTTTCTCTATCTGTCACAATCTAATGAAACTAGATCCGCATACGTTTCACGGCGGATCGCTAATTTTGCTTCGCCATTTTCCACAAAAACAACTGCTGGTTTCAAATTACGATTGTAATTATTCGCCATCGAATAGCCATAAGCTCCCGTACTCGTTATAGCAAATAAGTCTCTTGGCTCCATCGGCGGCAATTCAATATCTTTGATCAGGATATCCCCTGATTCACAGTATTTTCCTACAATCGTTTTTACTGCTTTTGGCTCTTGGCTGATTCGATTGGCTAAAAAACCATCATATTTTGCACCATATAACGCTGGACGAATGTTATCACCCATCCCGCCATCTACAGAGACATAATGTCTCACATCAGGAATTATTTTTTCAGAGCCAACAGTATAAATCGTTGTACCCGCTTCTGCAATAATACTGCGGCCTGGCTCAAGCCAGATTTCTGGAAATGCATAGTCAAGCAATTCGCATTGACCTTTTACAGCATTTACAATTGCCTTAACAAAAGCTTCTGGTTCTAAAGGATCATCCGATTCTGTGTATTGTACGCCAAAACCTCCGCCCATATTTAAAACGTCTACTGTATAATCAAAAGCTTGCTTCCACTCATTCAAGATCGCCAACATTTTTTCAACTGCCGCCAAAAAGCCTTCTGCAGAAAAAATTTGTGAGCCGATATGGCAATGAACACCTTTTAATATTAAATGATCATCTGCTAAAATCTGCGCCAAAGCTTGTGTCGCCTGACCACTTGCTACGTCAAAGCCAAATTTTGAATCGACCTGACCTGTTAAAATATAATCGTGTGTCTCCGCGTTGATTCCTGGTGTGATTCGGAATAAAACATTCTGTGTCGTCTTTTTTTCTTTTAAAATGGCACTTAATAGTTCGATCTCATAAAAATTATCGATGATGATCGTCCCAACGCCTTGCTCAACAGCATAAAGAAGCTCTTCCTGTGTTTTATTATTTCCATGAAATTCGATATTTCCAGGTGACATCCCTGCTTGGATCGCTGTATAGATTTCTCCCGCTGAAACAACGTCACAGCCTAGTTCTTCTTCTTCTAATAATTTGTACATTGCTAAACAACAAAAAGCTTTACTAGCATAAATGACTTTATTTTTTACTCCTAAAGAGTTAAGGGTTTGTTTAAATCCTCTAGCACGTTCACGAATATGTGCAACATCGTAAACAAACAAAGGCGTCCCGTATTTTTTTGCTAAAGCAACCGTATCACAACCTCCGATTGTTAAATGCTCTTCTGTATTGAATCTCGCTGTTCCAAATAATAATGGCATTTTTTCACCTTCTCCAACTAATTTATTAAAAATAATAGCATAAAATTAAGAAACTTCCTATCTATTTTTCATCATTTTCACAAACCCTGTCCTACGTAGCTAATACTTTCTGATATACTTGCTCCGCTAAAGCTCCGATTCCTTCCTCACCTATCTGGTTTGCAAAGAGAATCACTACTTGTTGATTTTCTTGATCGCCATAAATCACTGTATTATATCCTCCTAGACTCCCTATCGAATATTTTAATGAATCAAAATAGATCATCCCAGATTGATAACCGCCTGTTTTTACCTCTGCAAGCTCATCATATTTAGATGACTTGAATAGTTTTCCATTGGTCAATCCTTGAATAAATTGCCAAAAATCTGTTGTTGACATATACATATTACCTGCACCAAGTAAACTAGAAAATAATTTTTCGCTTGATGGAAAAACATCCGGCTGATAGTCTTTTCCAGCATAAATGTATGGTTTAGGTACAGTGATTTTCATAGGTAAAGTATCCCAAAAATACGTTTGTTTCAGTCCTAATTTGTCGACTACTCGTTCTTGAACCACCTCTTCATACGACTGCTTCAAAATCATCGAAATGATTCCTGCTAAAATAGTATAATTTCCGTTTGAGTATAGATATTCTTGGCCTTGATCGACTTCCAGCTCTTTTAATGCATAATCGATTTGAGTATTTTGATCACTGAGTAAATGATCAGGCTCTTCTTCGGGCAGCATAAGCCCGGAGGTATGGTTCAGTAAATCCTTGATCGTAATTTGCTTCGCCGTTTCTATTGTTGGATAAAATTGATCCAAGGTCGTATCTAATGAAAGCTGCTTGTCATTGACTAATTGCAAAATTAGAGCACCCGTAATGATTTTCTGCAAAGAGGCAATCGGAAATGTTGTGGTGACCTTATTTTCTTGTTTGGTTTCAACATCAGCATACCCGTAGCCTTTTTCATAAAACACTTGTCCTCGATCGATCACCAATGCCGCTCCCTTAAAATGAGCATCCACGATCAGCTGATCGATTTCCTTTTGTCGTGCTATCTTTGTTGACTGATTTGTTTTGCCGGCTTTTTCTGTATTGGCGAAAGGTTCACTAAAAAAAAGACTCCCTTTAAAATACCAATAACCTAAAATGACCAGCACTACACATAATAGGCAAGCATAAACTATTTTTTTTGATCGCTTACTCAACTAACTCACTTCTTTCCAAACACTTCTCTCAAATTATACCACTTTCCAAAAAAATTAAAGAGTATGTAGAACAAAACGACACAGTCATTTTGTTCTACATACTCAAATTTCAGATAAACAACGAAAAAAGACAAAACTTTTCAGCTATTCCCTTTTAT from Enterococcus sp. 9D6_DIV0238 includes:
- a CDS encoding dipeptide epimerase, which encodes MKITKINVAAKAAKLKEPITIALGTIEHSMSAIVEIETDEGIIGYGEGSPGILITGETLKGTTECIQLFEKQLIGVDPLDIEKVHHIMNTVAAHAPSAKTAIDIACYDLLGKKSSLPVYKLLGGFSRSVKTDLTIGIDTPDIMAQKAKQAVLQGFDTLKIKVGTGVSQDISRIEAIRQAVGNDINLRLDANQGWKPKEAVNMIQRIADYGIELVEQPVAYHDIDGLAYVTQNVSVPIMSDESCFDSKDALRLIRAHAVDYVNIKLMKCGGIHEALKINSICEAAGVECMIGCMVEETNIGVTAAAHLAAGTKNITRADLDATFGLTEVAIPGGVGLEPISVIELTNQAGLGLSK
- a CDS encoding transglutaminase-like domain-containing protein, with translation MYYDLKYMSVPLPEDIIKLKNYGDFTGAEKMIEHLLAKEIPQALRKRLEIEQDIIRIVGINEYPFDFEEANKMMKEAFSNYQEQELTDLKETGKVDWLFIDGNVHFQRRFLMNLIKTQADYEARLLVKEDSEVDRLRKQELTQNIQLMKENGGRTVKIHLKASIQVKKEYERPGEKVRVYLPLPKSCKQASEIEILNTTPEATFIAPEEEAQRTVFFETTLEEDQVFSVEYSYINHVDYVELDPDKAIIEQPDFELSEQLPHIRFTPYLEQLLEEILAGETNPIKKARKIYDFITTKVNYSFMREYFTIDNISEYAAVNLKGDCGVQAILFITLCRMAKIPAKWQSGLYVSQYYTGCHDWAQFYVAPYGWIFADLSFGGGAKRAGDEERWNYYFGNLDIFRMPANSEIQTDFNPSKQFLRADPIDNQRGEFEYENQGLPYAYLDVKQELIKMEELVNK
- a CDS encoding alpha/beta hydrolase, whose product is MTGIIWIVIILIGLIMGLAFYAANFFINVALFRENEWYHTTGHKMMNPDNFNKGRSQYDLTEEKQLQKGAEFWEQPFAADYWLEVGNERLYSRLFQPYPKTKKWVICVHGYRSYGKRDMSYVASMFAEQGYNCLVPDLRAHGQSSGNVIGMGWLDRLDLLSWIQEVLKIEPNAEIILFGGSMGASTVMMTSGEDLPKNVKVLVADCGYSSVYHEFGAMLRSAFRLPNFPILTIADSLARKKVGYSLKEASAVDQLAKNERPLLLIHGTGDKFVPHQMLYKNMEATNGVKESLMIEQAPHLSSFIYEPEHYFETVFEFIHRYCQ
- a CDS encoding metal-sulfur cluster assembly factor, whose product is MTETNQEWSAEEIEDIKEQILTALETVIDPELGIDIVNLGLIYEVEFAQNGDTVIKMTLTTMGCPLADVLTEQIHEALKEIPEVKNPEVKLVWYPAWTTDKMSRYARIALGIR
- a CDS encoding serine hydrolase domain-containing protein; amino-acid sequence: MSKRSKKIVYACLLCVVLVILGYWYFKGSLFFSEPFANTEKAGKTNQSTKIARQKEIDQLIVDAHFKGAALVIDRGQVFYEKGYGYADVETKQENKVTTTFPIASLQKIITGALILQLVNDKQLSLDTTLDQFYPTIETAKQITIKDLLNHTSGLMLPEEEPDHLLSDQNTQIDYALKELEVDQGQEYLYSNGNYTILAGIISMILKQSYEEVVQERVVDKLGLKQTYFWDTLPMKITVPKPYIYAGKDYQPDVFPSSEKLFSSLLGAGNMYMSTTDFWQFIQGLTNGKLFKSSKYDELAEVKTGGYQSGMIYFDSLKYSIGSLGGYNTVIYGDQENQQVVILFANQIGEEGIGALAEQVYQKVLAT
- a CDS encoding EamA family transporter, whose translation is MDAKKKQQKLSLGILLIIIAATLSSLGQLAWKFGADGSGSYAVILYVIGFIAAGAGMFFMMAGFRFGEVSILQPMMSLGFALSIVLGAVFLNESITWYKLLGTGFIVAGSILLGIEGNEGAA
- the lysA gene encoding diaminopimelate decarboxylase; this translates as MPLLFGTARFNTEEHLTIGGCDTVALAKKYGTPLFVYDVAHIRERARGFKQTLNSLGVKNKVIYASKAFCCLAMYKLLEEEELGCDVVSAGEIYTAIQAGMSPGNIEFHGNNKTQEELLYAVEQGVGTIIIDNFYEIELLSAILKEKKTTQNVLFRITPGINAETHDYILTGQVDSKFGFDVASGQATQALAQILADDHLILKGVHCHIGSQIFSAEGFLAAVEKMLAILNEWKQAFDYTVDVLNMGGGFGVQYTESDDPLEPEAFVKAIVNAVKGQCELLDYAFPEIWLEPGRSIIAEAGTTIYTVGSEKIIPDVRHYVSVDGGMGDNIRPALYGAKYDGFLANRISQEPKAVKTIVGKYCESGDILIKDIELPPMEPRDLFAITSTGAYGYSMANNYNRNLKPAVVFVENGEAKLAIRRETYADLVSLDCDR
- a CDS encoding XRE family transcriptional regulator — protein: MEFREIKNLRKEKKITLTELGEKTGYSASFLSQIERGANRPSLEALRKIADALDVTVASLLANEAPQVIQDDETTEKGYKVIRNTSNTKYNPWQTNSTYYDTLFNLPVHTNNMVISKIYIDAQSSSSGKKIAHNLCEINYVIKGEATVELKDEVLVLNEGDAIFLEAFTQHNIMNTTENELMLFTLQF
- a CDS encoding EamA family transporter; translation: MIDYFAILIILIVSTLSGSAGALALKKGMNDLTELRFKSVLTNAWIYLGSFLYLLSAGTNILLLKFLDYSIAFPMTSLTYVWTVIISYFVFKERLTFRKIIAVLLIIIGVFVISQ